The sequence below is a genomic window from Sinorhizobium terangae.
CCTCGGGCCGATCCGAGATGCGTTTTTCAACCGTGTAGGAAGCAAAGGCCGCGAGGATCGCACCGCCGCCCGGCAGGATGCCGAGCGCCGAGCCGATCACGGTGCCGCGCACCACGGGAGCGAACATCCGCTTGAAATCGTCGCGCGTCGGCATCAGGTCGCTGACCTTCGCCATCAGCACTTCGCGGGTCTTCTCGTTTTCGAGGTTTCGCAGGATTTCGGCAATGCCGAAGACGCCGACGGCGAGCGCCACGAAATTGAGCCCGTCGGCATATTCGCGGATGCCGAGGGTGAAGCGCGGCGTGCCGGTGTAGATGTCGGTACCGACGAGGCCGAGCAGAAGCCCGAGCGCGACCATTGCCAGCGCCTTGACGATCGAGCCGTGCGCCAGTGCGACCGAGGAGACGAGGCCGACGATCATCAGCGAGAAATATTCGGCCGCGCCAAACTCCAGCGCGATTTCGGTGAGCGGCGGCGCGAAGATTGCAACGAGAAAGGTCGAGACGGTTCCGGCAAAGAACGAGCCGAGCGCCGCAATTGCGAGCGCTGCACCGGCGCGGCCGTTGCGTGCCATCTGGTAGCCATCGATCGCTGTGACCGCGGAGGAGGATTCGCCTGGCATGTTGATCAGGATTGCCGTGGTCGAACCGCCGTACTGCGCGCCGTAGTAGATGCCGGCGAGCATGATCAGCGAGGAGACCGGCTCGAGCTGGAACGTGATCGGGAGCAGCATGGCGATCGTCGCCGTGGCGCCGATGCCTGGCAGCACGCCGATCAGCGTGCCGAGCATAACGCCGATCAGGCAGAAAAGAAGGTTGGCCGGCGAGGCGGCGGTGGTAAAGCCGAGGGCCAGATTGCTGAAAAGATCCATGACCGCCTCCTAGAACCGGACCCAGGGGCCGAAGCGTTCGAAGGGCAGTTTGAGCCCATAACTGAACACCGCCACCGAAAAGACGGCCAGCACCAGCGAAATGGCGATCGCCCAATGCGGCTTCATGCGATGCGAGGCAAAACAGGCGATGAGCGCCGTGAAGAAGATTGCCGGCGCAAAACCCAGGCCTCGCACTGTGAGCCCGAAAAAGATCGGCGCGGGCAGGATGAAGAACATGCCGCGGATTGCGATCGCCCCCATCGGTTCGCCTTGCACGCGGGTCGACTGTACGAGGATGACGACGCCGAGCAGCGTCAATACGCCGGCAAGAAGAAGCGGGAAGTAGCCGGGACCCATGCGGAAGGCGGTGCCGAGATCGAGGCTAAGCGACTGCCAAGCGAAGAACAGCCCGACGGCCGTCAGGATGCCGCCGCACAGGGCATTGGTCGTGTCGAAGGAGATGGAT
It includes:
- a CDS encoding tripartite tricarboxylate transporter TctB family protein, whose translation is MKSISFDTTNALCGGILTAVGLFFAWQSLSLDLGTAFRMGPGYFPLLLAGVLTLLGVVILVQSTRVQGEPMGAIAIRGMFFILPAPIFFGLTVRGLGFAPAIFFTALIACFASHRMKPHWAIAISLVLAVFSVAVFSYGLKLPFERFGPWVRF
- a CDS encoding tripartite tricarboxylate transporter permease; the encoded protein is MDLFSNLALGFTTAASPANLLFCLIGVMLGTLIGVLPGIGATATIAMLLPITFQLEPVSSLIMLAGIYYGAQYGGSTTAILINMPGESSSAVTAIDGYQMARNGRAGAALAIAALGSFFAGTVSTFLVAIFAPPLTEIALEFGAAEYFSLMIVGLVSSVALAHGSIVKALAMVALGLLLGLVGTDIYTGTPRFTLGIREYADGLNFVALAVGVFGIAEILRNLENEKTREVLMAKVSDLMPTRDDFKRMFAPVVRGTVIGSALGILPGGGAILAAFASYTVEKRISDRPEEFGRGAIAGVAGPESANNAGAQTSFIPLLTLGIPANPVMALMIGAMIIQGIVPGPNVAVEQPALFWGIIASMWIGNLMLVVLNLPLIGLWVKLLKIPYFVLFPIIMAFCSIGVYSVNSNVYDLYAVAFFGLVGYLLLKLRCEPAPLLLGFVLGPLLEENLRRAMILSRGDPTTFVTRPISAVLLLIAAIVLVVVFLPAVKAKREEVFVEED